The DNA window AGCGGGGCGGATTCGAGCAGCTTAAACACGGGCTCCAAATCCTCACACACCAGGGTATCGCAATCAATGAACAGCGTGTCCTGAAACGGACTCCACAAGTCCATCGACAACTTCGCCACCCTTGATGCAAATCCCTCCTCGGCTGGATGACAATAGATGGGCATCAACGGATTGCTGCGTTTCAACGACTCCATCGCACGCGATGCCATCTCCGCATACTGCGGTGACGCGCAAAGCACCACTCCGCGGGTGCCAATGCTTGCATCCTCACCCCAGTTTTCATACTGGCTCTGAGCGTCTCTCTCCAGAAAGAATTTCATCGCCGAGACATCACGACTGTCCAGATGTCTGCGCCGCTTGGAAATTGCATCGTTGTCGGCCAACTCCACGATGTTGTCCTCAACTTCCACCACATGATGCTTGGCCTTGAACAACGAGGAAATGAAAACATCATCGTTGTTCATCCCCACCTGACCAATCTGCGTCAGCGACAGCACCCGGCGCAATTCCTTCACCCGTCCAAACACCGCGCGCCCTTTAATCACATCACACTCGCGTGACTGGATGGAATGGGACCCTCCCGAATAACACCGACCCGGCTCGCGCAGATTCAGATCGACCCCAAACGGCCCCACCAGCGTGTCCACCTCTGCCGCCTGATCAAGATACGGCTCCCAATTTTTGATCAACAAATCGTCATCCTGCACACAGAAGAACTCCGTCTTCGACCGCGCCGCCAGCATCCATCGCAACACCAGATCATTGCCGTCCGACTTGAGATACCAACTGGTTCGGCGCACCAGCTCAACTGGCAACTCAAACCCCGGCGGCGCATTGTCCAACACCACCACCTCCGCATCTTCCGGGATGGAATCGAGGATCTTGCCCATGTTCGCCGTCCGACGGTAGTTCGTCAGCACCACTGTCAACTGTCCATTCCCGGGTCGCACCCCCAAATCATCCACCACGCCCCATGGACGATCTTGATTCGCCACCCACTCGCCACGCTCCCATTTCGCCTTGAAGAACGACTCCCACTTCGCCGCTTCCGTTCCCCGATCTTTCTCAGTCAAACCTCTCCGTTCATCCCCATGCTGGATGAACTCCGCCGTGTGCGAAGCCAGTTTCACCAGCCTGCCGCCAACACGTTTAGCCCGCTCAACCAGATCAATGTCTTCATGACCATAACCATGATGGTCTTCGTCATAACCACCCAGCCTATAAAACAACTCCCTCCGGATCACCACCCGGCCAAACCCTCCGCCATAAACCTGTTTGTCATAAACAAACGTGCAAACATCCGCCTTGCCCACTTCAGTCGCTTTCGACAACTCCCTCATGTAACCCTCGTTGAGAAAATGATCGGCATCCAGGTTAATCAAAAACTCCCCTCGACCTTGTTTGTGACAAACGTTCTTCGCATGCGCCATCCGGAACTTATCCGGCATCTCGGTCGCGGCCAATCTCAGCAGTCCCGACTGCATCGCCGATTTGAAATGATCCAGCACATAATCGCCAAGACCATCCGGCGAATGATAATCCAACAATACGATCTCACTATCTCCAAACCTGCGAATCACCTCCAGGTTCACTGGCAGTGTCTCCATCAAATGATCCAGCCGACCCATGCAAGTCACACAAAAGCTGAACTTGGGTTTTGGTCCCCCCACCGCTTCGCCAATCACAGGCGCATCCTTCCACCTGCGTTTGCTCGTTGGAGCGGACGCCGCCACCGACATCGATCCCCTTGCCTCCAATCGCTTCTTCAACGGATAGCCAAACGCCTCCCACTTGATCGCCTGTTCTCCTCCACTCGAAGCCATCGCGCCATCTGGCCTAACGCCCGAATTCCCTACTGCCAAAGCGGCTCGGTGGATCGTCTCCATCTTCACCGACATCACCTGTGGATCAGCCTGGAACAACGGACGGTTGGGGCAGTAAGCCTTGATGATCGCATTCCCGCTCAAGCTCTCTTTCCCAAGAATCCCGCGCAAACGCGCGCTTTGTTTCGTCTCCACATACCCCGCGACGAAAGTCATCAACTGGAGATCACACTCCAATGCCACCGGCTTCCAAGAGGCCAGCATCTTGCGTGCACCGACCCGGCTCACCGCATAGGCCTCAAGCCCGATTCCACCCCGCACCTCACGCCACTTCAGACCCTTTCTCGCATTCACGGAACCTTCCATCAAGGGATCCAGTTTTCGCGATTTCACCCGGTCATGCAGAAACAGCACCTCTGCATCATCCGGCGGCTCAATCACCCCACCCTGTTGCATCACCATTGCCATCGATTCACCGACACACGCATCATCTTCAAAAATGATTCCCCATGATTCGCCACTTTCCAAAAAAGCATGCAGCGCCCGCTGATGACTGAGACAAAGCGCCACCCTCACCGGATCAAGCACCTGGTCCTTCAACAGCAAACCCTCCTTCTGCAAACCCTGCAAAATCTCCGTTTTCCACACCTTGATTGAATCCGGTCCCACTTCCAAAAAATCCAGTCCATCCACCGCCGTAACCCGATGCAGATGATCCTTCCTGAACACTCCTGAAAGAGAACGATAGCATCGCGACCATCGATCCTGACTGCGATTAAGATTAATGATCCAGGCGGGGAGTTGATCGATACGCAGTTGCATAATTTGTTCGGTGCATGATTGGGGCCGATCTTCTGCATAAAAACCATCTCCCCCGAATGGCAAGAGTCGAATCTCTTTATTTTCCGACCTTGTAACAAAATCAATGAAACATGGGTAATGGGAAATGGTCCCTTGATTGCCTCACTTTCAGAACAGACAGCCGCCACCATCACCACCACTGCCGGATCCTGCAAAAAAGTTTCGCGATGCATGCAGCGCACATCCTATTTTCAGCCATGACGGTTGAGCACATGTTTAGCCAATCCTCCGGAAAGGAGTCTACCAAAAATCGCCGCATCCGTTTCAAGTGATCGACACGATTCAGAGTCAAGAGCCATGAAAACCATAGTCACCCTAGTCGACTTCAGCGATGTCGCATTCAAAGTGCTCAAGCACGCCCACGATCTCGCCCTGGCCTTCGACAGCCAAGTCATCCTTCTCCATGTGGTTCCTCAGGAACCCGTAGTGGTCGGTTTCGGAATCGCCCCCACCATCATGTCTGCCCCGAGCGAAGATCTCATCGCTGTCGACACCGAACGCCTGACGGAAATGCAGGAATCACTGGCAAAATTCGGCGTCAAAGCGACTACCCGCCAATTGCAGGGGGCCACCATCGACTCCGTCCTAGATGAGTGTGAGAAACTTGGTGCCGAACTCATCATCGTCGGCTCGCATAAACATGGCCCGCTGTATAATCTATTTGTCGGGAGCATTACTGCGGACATTCTAAAGCGCACACACTGCCCCGTATTGGTGGTGCCTCATGATGTGGATACCCAGTAGCCACTTCTCCCTCTACATGTGATTCTTTTGGGAGCTATTGGATTCCAATACAGGCCCGAAAATCAGTTCAATCAATTTCTGCCAACCGACGCGCCACTCTCGCGCGTTCGGCCAGAACTAGATTGAGTTGATTTTGAACTTTTTCGATGTCAACGTGTTTACTTGACACACGTCCTCTCATTTTCGCCAAGGTTTGCTGAGAACGAAGATCATGAAGCTCATACTCTAATTGATAGATTCGATCTTCAATTACCCTTAACTTATCCTTGGTTGCACTCAATTCAGGATGAGGTGTCTTCGGCTTGGGAGCGGCTGAATTTGTTGCGCTCGGATTACCTCCAGGTTTTGGCTTCGAGGTTCCAGCCTTCACCGTTTGCTCTAGAAGTTTGGCAATTTCAGAGGAATTTCTCGTCAACAAATGTGGGGCTGATGATATCTGAACTTTGCCGTCTGAAATCAAGAAGTTGCCTTCCGATTCTCCGATCTTCTCCACTCGAACCCCCTTGGCAATAGCCTTGATTCCTGTCTCGGTTACGAGAGAAATCCGTTCCTTTGTGAAATAAATTCCATCAGGAAGGCTAGTATCTTCAAGCCTATTTCCCGAGGCGAATGAGGGCACAGATCCAGGGGGCTTGTCCGATGATGTCAGTCCAGGCTTGTCATTGGAATCGGGGATGTCTGTTTCAGGGTCAGCATCGTTGATGGACGCTTTCTCTCCCAAAATCGTTTGATCTAACCACCTTTTTGTTTTGCGAGAATACTCATCGACCTGTTCCTTGTTATCCATGGACCAAACTATTGCGCCTGCAATGAGAAGAATGATGATGATCTTTTTCATGTTTTGAGGTTGAGATGAGATTCGAGGTGAAGATCGCTGATTTACCTCAATGCTTGGAGCTCTTTCAATATTGCCTCTCGAAAACCTTCCTGACGCCGAATTTCCGTCAGCAAAAATGCTTCTTGTGTTCCAAATTGCGAGGATTTCTTGCCCTCTTCTCGAGCAATCGCGTCGCGCTCCCTAACAGCCTTAAGTTCATTCTGGACCGATGTTAGCTTAGTCTCGATCTGACCCAAACTTGCCTCAAGTTCGGTCTTCCTTCGCAATGACTGAGCTTCCTGAATCACCTTTCCTTCGGACATCAAAGCTTCGATCTCAGTGGGATCACGTGTCAACAAGCTATCGTCAACCATTGCTTCACGAGTTCCATCTGTAATTAATTTCCGTCCATTACCCTCACCAATCGCTCTTACCCGGGCGCCCTTTTTAATCATACCCGGCAGGGGTTGAGGCTTGGCAGCAGTGCTCTCACGCAATAAAAATTCATTAGGGGGAAGTGCAAAGGTAGCTTTGTCGATGACTCCCCTGCCTTCCTCGGAAACACCTGCTCCACCTCCTTCTGGCGGACTGAGTCGATTTGCAAAATCTCCAGCTCTGGCCTCGACAAACCTGAGGGCACGGGCCGTGATGTTTTTGGCTGTTTCGGGTTCGCGAATACACCAAACGATGGGTAAGGCTAGCAATACGAGAAATAACAGCTTCTTCACAACGTTCCCATACAAAAGCTTTATCCCTTTTGTCCAGCTAAAGTTCATCAAAAAATCATCGACTCACTCGGAAATCCTGAACGTTCGCTCTCCGACGCCAGAATCAAAAGAAATCGGGATTGTCGAATTCAACTTTTTTTGACGCCAACCACTAATCTTCACTTGTCCACCAGTTGCTCAATGGCATCGGCAATTCGTTCAGCCGCGTTGGCACAGGAGATTTGTTGTGCAGCCTGACTCATCCTCTGGCTCTTTGCCGAATCGTTGAGAATTTCTCCAACAACTGCTGCTAATTTTTCCGGAGACAGTTCAAGTTCCGAAACCAATATGCCCGCCCCCGCTTTGTCAAAGATGGCGGCGTTTTTGGTTTGATGATCGTCTGCTGCGGTTGGGTAAGGCACCAGCAAACTAGGAACACCAAAATAGGCCAATTCAGCCAAAGTCGAAGCGCCTGAACGCGCCACGGCCATGTCGGCCACTCGATAAGCCAGCTCCATCCGATGACAAAACGCAGCGATATGTGAACGCAACTTGATCTCTTTGGTTTGATAAGCATCACAAACTTCCTGATAATCCCCTGGACCCGTGATGTGTAACAATTGCACCCCCAATGCATCGAGCTGATCCAATGAATGGGTCACCGCGTTGTTGACACCCCGAGCTCCCTGGCTCCCACCAATGATCAAGAGCGTTTTCAGGTTCGGATTCAATCCGAAAAATGCATAAGGATCTTCTTTGTTATCGTTCGCCGCCTGCCGGAGAGCACTGCGCACCGGAGTGCCCGTCACTTGAGTCGCCAGATGTTTGGGGAAGTAAGCCGCCGCCTCGCCAAATCCCAGCAGGATTTCGTCACAGTATCGTGAGGTCAACCGGTTCGCCTTGCCTGGAATCGCGTTGGAATCGTGGATCAGAGTCTTCACCTTGCACTGGCGACCGGCAAGGATTGGAGCAAACGATGTGAAGCCTCCCATCCCGAGCACAACGCGAATATTTTCCTTCTTAATCATCGCTTTGCACTGGCGAAGACCTTTCCAGACGCCCATCAAAAACTTTGGCATTTTGGGCGACAGCGGACTCGGCATGGCCAAATACGGAAGCTTCTCAAAACGCAATTCCGGATGCGCACTCGCTGCGAGGGCGTCGATCTTCTTTTCACTAATCAACAAGGTCACCGTATGTCGCCGCGCTCGCAATACCTCACCCACCG is part of the Phragmitibacter flavus genome and encodes:
- a CDS encoding galactosyltransferase-related protein → MQLRIDQLPAWIINLNRSQDRWSRCYRSLSGVFRKDHLHRVTAVDGLDFLEVGPDSIKVWKTEILQGLQKEGLLLKDQVLDPVRVALCLSHQRALHAFLESGESWGIIFEDDACVGESMAMVMQQGGVIEPPDDAEVLFLHDRVKSRKLDPLMEGSVNARKGLKWREVRGGIGLEAYAVSRVGARKMLASWKPVALECDLQLMTFVAGYVETKQSARLRGILGKESLSGNAIIKAYCPNRPLFQADPQVMSVKMETIHRAALAVGNSGVRPDGAMASSGGEQAIKWEAFGYPLKKRLEARGSMSVAASAPTSKRRWKDAPVIGEAVGGPKPKFSFCVTCMGRLDHLMETLPVNLEVIRRFGDSEIVLLDYHSPDGLGDYVLDHFKSAMQSGLLRLAATEMPDKFRMAHAKNVCHKQGRGEFLINLDADHFLNEGYMRELSKATEVGKADVCTFVYDKQVYGGGFGRVVIRRELFYRLGGYDEDHHGYGHEDIDLVERAKRVGGRLVKLASHTAEFIQHGDERRGLTEKDRGTEAAKWESFFKAKWERGEWVANQDRPWGVVDDLGVRPGNGQLTVVLTNYRRTANMGKILDSIPEDAEVVVLDNAPPGFELPVELVRRTSWYLKSDGNDLVLRWMLAARSKTEFFCVQDDDLLIKNWEPYLDQAAEVDTLVGPFGVDLNLREPGRCYSGGSHSIQSRECDVIKGRAVFGRVKELRRVLSLTQIGQVGMNNDDVFISSLFKAKHHVVEVEDNIVELADNDAISKRRRHLDSRDVSAMKFFLERDAQSQYENWGEDASIGTRGVVLCASPQYAEMASRAMESLKRSNPLMPIYCHPAEEGFASRVAKLSMDLWSPFQDTLFIDCDTLVCEDLEPVFKLLESAPLYMAKETPKYTTLGSVANAGWIEREAGSGYAQLLRKLPGQTPIWNSGVILFRKGEGVHRFFAAWRRRWELRGSATLDQLPLAELVIENGPPAELPPYWHCQVSSQNPKSEIPRAAVYHFMGGDKGQSYRRWEMARVRMLAMMGRLNGKH
- a CDS encoding universal stress protein; translation: MKTIVTLVDFSDVAFKVLKHAHDLALAFDSQVILLHVVPQEPVVVGFGIAPTIMSAPSEDLIAVDTERLTEMQESLAKFGVKATTRQLQGATIDSVLDECEKLGAELIIVGSHKHGPLYNLFVGSITADILKRTHCPVLVVPHDVDTQ
- the murG gene encoding undecaprenyldiphospho-muramoylpentapeptide beta-N-acetylglucosaminyltransferase, producing MARSNQFRLHVLIACGGTGGHLYPGIAVGEVLRARRHTVTLLISEKKIDALAASAHPELRFEKLPYLAMPSPLSPKMPKFLMGVWKGLRQCKAMIKKENIRVVLGMGGFTSFAPILAGRQCKVKTLIHDSNAIPGKANRLTSRYCDEILLGFGEAAAYFPKHLATQVTGTPVRSALRQAANDNKEDPYAFFGLNPNLKTLLIIGGSQGARGVNNAVTHSLDQLDALGVQLLHITGPGDYQEVCDAYQTKEIKLRSHIAAFCHRMELAYRVADMAVARSGASTLAELAYFGVPSLLVPYPTAADDHQTKNAAIFDKAGAGILVSELELSPEKLAAVVGEILNDSAKSQRMSQAAQQISCANAAERIADAIEQLVDK